The [Clostridium] celerecrescens 18A genomic sequence ATGCAGAATTATGATGATTATACAGGACTTGAAGGACTTTTTGCCATGGAAATTTACCATTACCACAGCGACCTTGAGGGATTGAATGGCTATAATCCCCAGGCTTACGATGAGATGCTGCGCTGTCATAAGGAAATTTATTGCCTGGCATCAGACGGCAACCAGAATGAATATTCCATGGGACATCCGCTCAGTGATTCTTTCGGAGGCTTTATAAAGATCAGGGCAAGGGAGCTTACTTATCCGGCGGTGATGCAGGCCTTAAAAAGAGGAGAGTTCTACAGCTCCATGGGCCCTGAGATTCATTCCCTCTACATCGAAGGCAAGGACCTGGTTGTAAAGACCAGCCCTGTAGAGAAGATTTATATGAAAATGGAAGGCAAGAACTGCCGCATGAAAATTGCGCTTAAAGGAGAATCATTGGAGGAAGCAAGGTTTCCTCTAACGGGAAGGGAAGGCTACATCCGTGTAGTCTGCCGCAGTGAAGACGGACTGTATGCAAATTCCAATGCATATTTTCTGAAAGATCTTCCTTTAAAATCTATCACAGAGCAGGAGACATAAGGTTGGACACAATGATACAACAGAAAAAGATCGGGTCAGAAAAAATGCAGTCCATGCTGTTCTGGTTATGCTGGGCAGCCTATTTTTCTACCTATCTGGGAAGGCTGAATTATTCGGCCTGCTTAACGGAAATTATCAGAGCAGAAGGTTTTGAAAAGGGAGCGGCAGGGTTTATAGGAACCGCATTCTTTTTTTCCTATGGAGTTGGGCAGCTTTTCAGCGGAATACTGGGAGATAAGAAAAAACCTTATCAGATGATCTTTGCAGGGGTTCTGGGTTCAGGAATCTGCAATGGAATCATGGGACTATCGGGAACCGTCTGGCAGATGGCGGTGGTATGGTGTGTGAATGGACTGTTTCAGTCGCTGATCTGGTCACCGATCATCAAACTGTTTTCCGACTGGATTCCTACAGGCAGCCAGAAAAAGTTCTGCGTGAACATTAACAGCAGCGTTCCCATCGGTACGTTTGCAGCCTATGGGCTGACGGCACTCATTGTATGGAAATTCCATTGGAGAACGGTTTTTTTCTTCTCTTCCCTGTGTCTGGCGGCCATCAGCCTGATCTGGTTTATAGGCAGCCGAAAGATAAGAAGGGATTTGGAAGAAAACGGGATTTTAGAAGACCAGGTCCTTGTTTCACAGAATAAAAAACAGGCAGACGTTTCCATGTGGGAATTAGTTCTGGTTTCCGGAATGATTTTCTTTTGCTTTGGACTGATGTTTCAGGGAGTATTA encodes the following:
- a CDS encoding PHP domain-containing protein, producing MEGRIYLLPREGDFYKANMHCHTTVSDGKLTPEEVKEEYQKRGYQIVAYTDHGKYCPHPELNSKDFLALTGFGADIKNDPMNGVRAEERTFHMNFYDGSPEEMQEEKAGACGPESQKDGGLGANAYIKKMKQLGFLACDCHPYRSMQNYDDYTGLEGLFAMEIYHYHSDLEGLNGYNPQAYDEMLRCHKEIYCLASDGNQNEYSMGHPLSDSFGGFIKIRARELTYPAVMQALKRGEFYSSMGPEIHSLYIEGKDLVVKTSPVEKIYMKMEGKNCRMKIALKGESLEEARFPLTGREGYIRVVCRSEDGLYANSNAYFLKDLPLKSITEQET
- a CDS encoding MFS transporter — encoded protein: MIQQKKIGSEKMQSMLFWLCWAAYFSTYLGRLNYSACLTEIIRAEGFEKGAAGFIGTAFFFSYGVGQLFSGILGDKKKPYQMIFAGVLGSGICNGIMGLSGTVWQMAVVWCVNGLFQSLIWSPIIKLFSDWIPTGSQKKFCVNINSSVPIGTFAAYGLTALIVWKFHWRTVFFFSSLCLAAISLIWFIGSRKIRRDLEENGILEDQVLVSQNKKQADVSMWELVLVSGMIFFCFGLMFQGVLKDGVTTWIPTYIREEYHMESVISIISTTVIPIFNLSGVYLAAIANRKIFKSETATSASFFVLCAGALILLRLYNGGSVVAVLVLFGLATTAMMAVNTMLVSMVPIYFAPYGKSSTASGILNSSAYAGGAISAYGIGVLSERVGWDATIFIWFIIALLGAVACTAGKARWKRFLQNGI